From the Glandiceps talaboti chromosome 10, keGlaTala1.1, whole genome shotgun sequence genome, one window contains:
- the LOC144440565 gene encoding uncharacterized protein LOC144440565, translated as MSTSLRDKIYKWNSLDVKVYDRFNKTLWRKIKEYGEDFEKDLQEFRRLRDAVSRDCGDENSSRLVTSTVELLEKSGSVITDPVKFCINLEAWFSQNVPHIAKSSYGPGSCAIVPVSQGMVQPLTYRETTPKIGERSQCLRINYLKKNSSDVLLVGLEVYFSVNSTHKTLPSEEMKTIRKGYFTANYQLTDVSNVQVMCEAKRVSSDYVIDSVQLSGGNC; from the exons ATGTCAACATCACTTCgagataaaatatataaatggaaCAGTCTGGATGTCAAAGTGTACGACCGTTTTAACAAAACGCTATGGAGAAAAATTAAAGAGTATGGCGAAGATTTCGAGAAAGATTTACAAGAATTTCGAAGACTACGGGACGCGGTTTCACGAGACTGTGGAGACGAAAATTCATCAAGACTTGTTACATCCACAGTGGAACTTCTTGAGAAATCAGGCTCTGTTATCACTGATCctgtcaaattttgtataaatttagaAGCTTGGTTTTCACAAAATGTCCCACACATAGCCAAATCAAGTTACGGCCCTGGATCATGTGCTATTGTACCTGTATCACAAG GTATGGTGCAACCCCTAACTTACAGGGAAACAACTCCAAAAATAGGCGAACGTTCACAATGTTTACGTATAAACTATCTGAAGAAGAATTCATCCGATGTATTACTAGTAGGTTTGGAAGTTTACTTCTCTGTGAATAGTACTCATAAAACCCTACCTTCGGAAGAGATGAAGACAATAAGAAAGGGATACTTTACTGCCAACTACCAACTAACCGATGTGTCTAATGTACAG GTGATGTGTGAGGCCAAACGTGTCAGTTCAGATTACGTCATTGACTCTGTACAGTTGTCTGGAGGCAATTGTTAA